A DNA window from Myxocyprinus asiaticus isolate MX2 ecotype Aquarium Trade chromosome 45, UBuf_Myxa_2, whole genome shotgun sequence contains the following coding sequences:
- the mrps33 gene encoding 28S ribosomal protein S33, mitochondrial, with amino-acid sequence MANLSNYALRMARLSARIFGDVARHTDPKSMKVVELFKEPPMAQKKEVYDWYPPHKIYYSMTQKLRYMGLFRDEHQDFKEEMRRLRKLRGKGKPKKGEGKRATKKK; translated from the exons ATGGCCAACTTGTCTAACTATGCCCTGCGCATGGCTCGCCTGAGTGCCCGAATCTTTGGAGATGTGGCTCGTCACACAGACCCCAAGTCCATGAAAGTGGTAGAACTTTTTAAAGAACCCCCCATGGCTCAAAAAAAAGAAGTGTATGATTGGTACCCCCCACACAAGATCTACTATTCCATGACACAGAAGCTCAGATACATGGGACTCTTCAG AGATGAGCACCAGGATTTCAAGGAGGAAATGAGGCGCTTGAGAAAACTGAGAGGAAAAGGAAAACCAAAGAAGGGAGAAGGGAAGAGAGCCACAAAGAAGAAGTAG